In a single window of the Perca flavescens isolate YP-PL-M2 chromosome 18, PFLA_1.0, whole genome shotgun sequence genome:
- the sipa1l1 gene encoding signal-induced proliferation-associated 1-like protein 1 isoform X2, with the protein MTSLKRSQTERSVGGSVPASDEFYTRRLRLPNGGAPPPRSESAHISSSSTTGTNPGVPKMGVRARVADWPPRKDGGGGGGGGGGGGGGVGGGGGGGGGSGGSGGGGMSAVTAHSNLSAKLGHLISPQDSSMLRNIHNTLKSKMHGKGKDNRFLSPDGYLGSPRKGMRRIRQRSNSDITISELDVDGNEGWSFSGWTPMHREYGSTSSIDKHGVSGESFFDMLKGYQSSEAPDQRSPAPDKLTELLTVAPTKQPALDLPDGPLGPARGSPASRLKEREKHLKRRSKSETGGESIFRKLRSVKVEGDSSRAGSDAEDGGKGDESGPPPKPWACQKGFAHFDVQSLLFDLNEVIHSRQSGSKRKNTTTGASAAAAASASATSSLSSNQSGVYGSPCGSQEELSKEGTGGGHGTNPVLDPGDDKSNDLVLSCPCFRNEIGGERERNISPPKQGSIGSGGSSSNSSGSTEEGPLDAILTTHFTNAGVAVLEAAKDGPSQHADRSKRYIMEHVDLGTYYYRKYFYLREHWNYLGVDENLGPVAVSLRREKLDEHKEHGQQYNFRVIFRTSELNTLRGSILEDAVPSTSKHGLARGLPLKEVLEYLVPELNVHCLRLALNTPKVTEQLMKLDEQGLSFQRKVGVMYCMAGQSSEEEMYNNELAGPALEEFLHLLGERVRLKGFTKYRAQLDTKTDSTGTHSMYTTYKEYELMFHVSTMLPYTPNNKQQLLRKRHIGNDIVTIVFQEPGALPFTPKNIRSHFQHVFVVVRAHNPCSDNSSYSVAVTRSKDVPSFGPPIPEGVAFPKSSVFRDFLLAKVINAENAAHKSHKFRAMATRTRQEYLRDLAERHTTSTPIDPSGKFPFISLAHKKKEKSRPYEGAELRSLGAVTWLVHVEDHGTGGELEALLSISNDFLILLDQEAKAVVFNCATKDVIGWTLSSPASLRIFYERGESVSLRSISNNTEDFKEVVKRLEFLTKGCETSEMTLRRNGLGQLGFHVNYEGIVAEVEPYGYAWQAGLRQGSRLVEICKVAVATLTHEQMIDLLRTSVTVRVVIIPPHDDATPRRGCSELYRMPVSEYNKGGGSSSSDSGSFEYKFPFRSNNNKWQRTSSSPQQSLTASPQPHTPNRAISLGSSVGKTLSAERLERGAAIPRSVSSDGRPLDTKRMSPGSESYSLASSLALGRSPHNRSSPSNLSCSSDASGSSAHWRQKSMPEQFAGSRHSPMSGERREVVGEGGSSGKSTPNWSRMEEGGGAERGSTEAPVSKSGQGYSGAPRIQRQEQVIHLSPKKGSQSDGPYSGHSSSNTLSSTASSGGHSDSDKWYEMGAGGGSSGDQGGEPEPNGLGGGGYLQGASADSGIDTSSYGASHHTHPHSHHGSTTSLLAPSGGRESRERSVSPWHSPTEGGRRMLERSPAAAESPGPPAERSQDGTGRTPPTHLLVRDSSTYSLSETGSHSSARHSGHSSPRDESSSSTTSPSSQSSPSPGPKSFYPRQGAQSKYLIGWRKPGSTINSVDFGDTRKKSPGESGGEVVPTPAARPSLRDMHSPQPHAKSTMEEDVKRHSAPDSPPPPRRHKEKHHQKSAPSQPLSHRRSLHRTLSDESIYRGQRLPPLCDSVADPALSGDVLFSCSTLPRSPTTRGVPLRRPSYKLGVKLHGDLSASDTSLVDLVERHRGPLPQELMPLPSQDRDSPLEWTHLVDVASTFESERNTHYVQRSYVFGDSNHRNSGASSPQQGHIELQPAPLSRPSSSEGHIGLERKVTKLEAMVKMLQEDLKKEREEKVRLQGQIKRLWEDNQRLQEESQTSAAKLKKFTEWVFNTIDMN; encoded by the exons ATGACCAGTCTGAAGCGTTCTCAGACAGAGCGCTCGGTTGGGGGCTCAGTGCCGGCTTCTGATGAGTTTTATACCCGCCGCCTGCGATTGCCCAATGGAGGGGCACCACCACCCCGCAGTGAGAGCGCCCacatctcctcttcctccaccactggcaCCAACCCTGGTGTCCCCAAGATGGGGGTTCGTGCTCGTGTGGCTGATTGGCCCCCAAGGAAagatgggggaggagggg gaggaggaggaggaggtggtggaggaggagttggtggtggaggaggaggaggaggaggtagtGGTggcagtggaggaggagggatgtCGGCCGTCACAGCCCACAGCAATCTGTCAGCCAAGCTGGGCCACCTGATAAGCCCCCAGGACTCATCCATGCTGCGCAACATCCACAACACACTAAAGAGCAAGATGCATGGCAAGGGAAAGGACAATCGCTTCCTGTCACCAGATGGCTATCTGGGCTCACCTCGCAAAGGCATGAGGCGCATCCGTCAACGCAGTAACAGTGATATAACTATCAGTGAGCTGGATGTGGACGGTAATGAGGGCTGGTCATTCTCCGGGTGGACACCCATGCACCGTGAGTATGGCAGCACCTCATCCATAGATAAACATGGTGTGTCAGGAGAGAGCTTCTTTGACATGCTCAAGGGATACCAGTCCTCTGAGGCCCCTGATCAGCGAAGCCCAGCTCCAGACAAGCTAACCGAGCTACTTACCGTGGCCCCAACAAAACAGCCTGCCCTGGACTTGCCAGATGGGCCGTTGGGTCCAGCCAGAGGTAGTCCTGCCAGCCGgctgaaagaaagagagaagcaCTTGAAGAGGAGGTCAAAGTCAGAGACCGGTGGAGAGTCAATATTCCGTAAGTTGCGCAGCGTGAAGGTGGAGGGGGACTCCTCAAGGGCTGGCTCAGATGCTGAAGATGGGGGGAAAGGGGATGAGAGTGGCCCACCTCCCAAACCTTGGGCATGTCAAAAAGGCTTTGCCCATTTTGATGTCCAGTCTCTACTCTTTGACCTCAATGAGGTAATCCATAGTCGGCAGTCTGGGTCCAAACGGAAGAACACCACTACCGGTGCCtcggctgctgctgccgcctctGCTTCGGCCacatcctctctctcctccaatcAGAGTGGAGTGTACGGGTCACCCTGTGGCTCACAAGAGGAGTTGAGTAAGGAGGGGACAGGAGGAGGACACGGTACCAACCCGGTCTTGGACCCTGGTGATGACAAGAGTAATGACCTGGTGCTCAGCTGCCCTTGTTTCAGGAATGAGATTGgtggagagcgagagaggaacATCTCTCCACCTAAACAG GGCAGCATAGGTAGTGGTGGTAGCTCAAGCAATTCTTCTGGAAGTACAGAGGAAGGACCTTTGGATGCCATCCTCACTACTCATTTTACTAATGCTGGTGTGGCTGTGCTGGAGGCTGCCAAGGACGGGCCGAGCCAACATGCTGACAGGTCCAAACGTTACATTATGGAACATGTTGACCTTGGCACCTATTACTACCGAAAGTACTTCTACCTCAGAG AACACTGGAACTACCTGGGAGTAGACGAGAATCTGGGCCCAGTGGCAGTGAGTTTGAGGAGGGAGAAGTTGGATGAACACAAGGAGCATGGCCAGCAATACAACTTCAGGGTCATCTTCAGAACGAGTGAG CTAAATACCCTGAGGGGCTCCATCCTGGAAGATGCGGTACCTTCCACATCCAAGCATGGTCTAGCTCGAGGCCTGCCCCTCAAAGAGGTGCTGGAGTACCTGGTGCCTGAGCTCAACGTCCACTGCCTGCGCCTGGCACTCAACACCCCTAAGGTCACTGAGCAGCTAATGAAGCTGGATGAGCAGGGG TTGAGTTTCCAGCGGAAGGTGGGGGTGATGTACTGCATGGCAGGCCAGAGCAGCGAGGAGGAGATGTACAACAATGAATTGGCTGGTCCTGCACTGGAGGAGTTCCTTCATCTGCTGGGGGAGAGGGTTAGACTCAAAGGCTTCACCAAGTACCGGGCCCAGCTGGACACCAAGA CTGACTCGACGGGCACCCACTCCATGTACACCACTTACAAAGAGTATGAGCTCATGTTTCATGTGTCTACCATGCTGCCATACACACCCAACAATAAGCAACAG TTACTCCGGAAGCGTCATATTGGGAATGATATCGTCACGATCGTGTTCCAGGAACCCGGGGCGCTCCCTTTCACCCCCAAAAATATTCGCTCACACTTCCAGCACGTCTTTGTTGTTGTGCGTGCTCACAACCCATGCTCCGACAACAGCTCCTACAG TGTTGCTGTCACTCGTTCCAAAGACGTGCCCTCCTTCGGCCCCCCTATTCCAGAAGGCGTGGCTTTTCCCAAGTCCTCTGTGTTCCGGGACTTCCTGCTGGCCAAAGTCATCAATGCAGAAAATGCTGCCCACAAGTCGCACAAGTTCCGTGCCATGGCCACCCGAACGCGCCAGGAGTACCTGCGCGACCTGGCTGAGCGCCACACCACCAGCACACCCATCGACCCCTCTGGGAAGTTCCCCTTCATCTCACTGGCCCAcaagaaaaaagagaagagcAGGCCGTATGAAGGGGCAGAGCTGCGCAGCCTGGGGGCGGTGACCTGGCTGGTCCACGTTGAGGATCACGGGACCGGAGGGGAACTGGAGGCCCTCCTTTCTATCTCCAATGACTTTCTCATCCTGTTGGACCAGGAGGCCAAGGCTGTGGTGTTTAACTGTGCCACTAAGGACGTGATTGGCTGGACGCTGAGCAGCCCTGCGTCTTTGCGGATTTTCTACGAGCGGGGAGAAAGTGTGTCCCTGAGGAGTATCAGTAATAATACAGAGGATTTCAAAGAGGTGGTCAAACGTCTAGAG TTCCTGACTAAAGGCTGTGAGACATCCGAGATGACGCTTCGTCGAAATGGCCTGGGACAGCTGGGCTTCCACGTAAACTATGAAGGCATCGTGGCTGAG GTGGAGCCATATGGTTACGCCTGGCAGGCAGGACTGCGGCAAGGAAGCAGATTGGTTGAAATCTGCAAAGTTGCTGTAGCAACGCTGACCCATGAGCAGATGATTGACCTCCTGCGGACCTCAGTGACCGTGCGTGTGGTTATCATCCCGCCACATGATGACGCCACACCGCGCAG AGGCTGCTCAGAGCTCTATCGGATGCCGGTGTCAGAATACAACAAgggcggcggcagcagcagcagcgataGCGGCTCCTTCGAATACAAGTTCCCCTTccgcagcaacaacaacaagtgGCAGAGGACCTCCAGCAGCCCTCAGCAGTCACTGACTGCCTCGCCACAGCCCCACACGCCCAACCGGGCCATCAGTTTGGGTAGCTCAGTGGGGAAGACCCTGTCAGCTGAGAGGCTGGAGAGGGGCGCCGCCATCCCACGCAGTGTCAGTAGTGATGGACGGCCCCTGGACACCAAGAG GATGTCTCCGGGCAGTGAGAGCTATAGCTTGGCCTCCTCCTTGGCATTGGGTCGTTCCCCTCACAATCGCAGCTCTCCCAGCAACCTGTCTTGTTCCAGTGATGCCTCCGGAAGCTCTGCTCACTGGAGACAGAAGTCCATGCCTGAGCA GTTTGCAGGCAGCCGCCACTCTCCGATGTCTGGGGAGAGACGAGAGGTGGTTGGAGAGGGCGGGTCCAGTGGAAAGTCCACTCCCAATTGGTCAAGaatggaggaaggaggaggagccgAACGAGGATCAACAG AGGCCCCAGTCTCCAAGTCTGGTCAAGGCTACTCTGGAGCTCCCCGCATCCAGAGGCAGGAGCAGGTCATCCACCTCTCCCCGAAGAAGGGCAGCCAG TCGGACGGCCCTTACTCTGGGCACTCCAGCAGTAACACTCTATCCAGCACAGCTTCCAGCGGGGGCCACAGTGACAGCGATAAATGGTACGAAATGGGAGCGGGTGGAGGCTCTAGCGGTGACCAGGGGGGGGAGCCAGAGCCCAACGGCTTGGGTGGAGGGGGCTACCTGCAGGGGGCTTCGGCCGACAGCGGCATCGACACCAGCTCTTATGGAGCTTCCcaccacacacacccccactctcATCACGGCAGCACCACCTCCCTGCTGGCTCCCAGCGGAGGCAGGGAAAGCAGGGAGCGGTCAGTGTCCCCATGGCACAGCCCCACCGAGGGAGGACGCAGGATGCTGGAGAGGTCGCCAGCTGCAGCCGAGTCCCCGGGCCCTCCAGCAGAAAGGAGCCAGGACGGGACAGGCCGAACCCCACCTACCCATCTCCTCGTTAGAGACAGCAGCACCTACAGTCTGAGTGAGACTGGATCACACTCaag TGCCAGGCACTCAGGCCACAGCTCCCCAAGAGACGAGTCCTCCTCTTCAACCACCTCGCCCTCGTCCCAGTCCTCACCGTCCCCTGGGCCCAAGAGCTTCTACCCCCGCCAAGGAGCTCAGTCCAAGTACCTGATTGGTTGGAGGAAACCCGGTTCCACCATTAATTCTGTTGACTTCGGAGACACACGCAA GAAGTCTCCAGGAGAGAGTGGAGGGGAGGTTGTTCCAACCCCAGCAGCCAGGCCCTCTCTTCGGGATATGCACTCGCCTCAGCCTCATGCTAAATCTACTATGGAGGAAGATGTGAAGAGACACAGTGCCCCAGACAGCCCTCCACCACCACGCAGACATAAGGAAAAG CACCACCAGAAATCAGCACCAAGCCAGCCTCTCAGCCACCGTCGCTCACTCCATCGCACCCTGTCCGATGAGAGCATCTATCGCGGCCAGCGCCTTCCTCCCCTGTGCGACTCGGTGGCTGACCCGGCACTCAGCGGTGATGTTCTCTTCAGCTGCTCCACCCTCCCACGCTCACCCACCACCCGCGGTGTTCCCCTCCGACGGCCTTCCTATAAGCTGGGAGTCAAACTCCACG GTGACCTTTCAGCATCTGACACATCATTGGTGGATTTGGTGGAGCGTCATCGTGGACCCCTCCCTCAGGAGCTGATGCCCCTCCCATCTCAAGACAGGGACAGCCCCCTAGAGTGGACACACCTGGTGGATGTGGCCAGTACATTTGAAAGTGAAAGAAACACACACTACG TCCAGAGAAGTTATGTGTTTGGAGATTCAAACCACCGAAACAGCGGCGCCTCCAGCCCCCAACAGGGCCACATAGAGCTGCAGCCCGCTCCACTGTCACGGCCCTCATCTAG TGAGGGTCACATAGGGCTGGAGAGGAAGGTGACCAAGCTGGAGGCCATGGTGAAGATGCTCCAGGAGGACCTGAAGAAG
- the sipa1l1 gene encoding signal-induced proliferation-associated 1-like protein 1 isoform X1, giving the protein MSAVTAHSNLSAKLGHLISPQDSSMLRNIHNTLKSKMHGKGKDNRFLSPDGYLGSPRKGMRRIRQRSNSDITISELDVDGNEGWSFSGWTPMHREYGSTSSIDKHGVSGESFFDMLKGYQSSEAPDQRSPAPDKLTELLTVAPTKQPALDLPDGPLGPARGSPASRLKEREKHLKRRSKSETGGESIFRKLRSVKVEGDSSRAGSDAEDGGKGDESGPPPKPWACQKGFAHFDVQSLLFDLNEVIHSRQSGSKRKNTTTGASAAAAASASATSSLSSNQSGVYGSPCGSQEELSKEGTGGGHGTNPVLDPGDDKSNDLVLSCPCFRNEIGGERERNISPPKQQGSIGSGGSSSNSSGSTEEGPLDAILTTHFTNAGVAVLEAAKDGPSQHADRSKRYIMEHVDLGTYYYRKYFYLREHWNYLGVDENLGPVAVSLRREKLDEHKEHGQQYNFRVIFRTSELNTLRGSILEDAVPSTSKHGLARGLPLKEVLEYLVPELNVHCLRLALNTPKVTEQLMKLDEQGLSFQRKVGVMYCMAGQSSEEEMYNNELAGPALEEFLHLLGERVRLKGFTKYRAQLDTKTDSTGTHSMYTTYKEYELMFHVSTMLPYTPNNKQQLLRKRHIGNDIVTIVFQEPGALPFTPKNIRSHFQHVFVVVRAHNPCSDNSSYSVAVTRSKDVPSFGPPIPEGVAFPKSSVFRDFLLAKVINAENAAHKSHKFRAMATRTRQEYLRDLAERHTTSTPIDPSGKFPFISLAHKKKEKSRPYEGAELRSLGAVTWLVHVEDHGTGGELEALLSISNDFLILLDQEAKAVVFNCATKDVIGWTLSSPASLRIFYERGESVSLRSISNNTEDFKEVVKRLEFLTKGCETSEMTLRRNGLGQLGFHVNYEGIVAEVEPYGYAWQAGLRQGSRLVEICKVAVATLTHEQMIDLLRTSVTVRVVIIPPHDDATPRRGCSELYRMPVSEYNKGGGSSSSDSGSFEYKFPFRSNNNKWQRTSSSPQQSLTASPQPHTPNRAISLGSSVGKTLSAERLERGAAIPRSVSSDGRPLDTKRMSPGSESYSLASSLALGRSPHNRSSPSNLSCSSDASGSSAHWRQKSMPEQFAGSRHSPMSGERREVVGEGGSSGKSTPNWSRMEEGGGAERGSTEAPVSKSGQGYSGAPRIQRQEQVIHLSPKKGSQSDGPYSGHSSSNTLSSTASSGGHSDSDKWYEMGAGGGSSGDQGGEPEPNGLGGGGYLQGASADSGIDTSSYGASHHTHPHSHHGSTTSLLAPSGGRESRERSVSPWHSPTEGGRRMLERSPAAAESPGPPAERSQDGTGRTPPTHLLVRDSSTYSLSETGSHSSARHSGHSSPRDESSSSTTSPSSQSSPSPGPKSFYPRQGAQSKYLIGWRKPGSTINSVDFGDTRKKSPGESGGEVVPTPAARPSLRDMHSPQPHAKSTMEEDVKRHSAPDSPPPPRRHKEKHHQKSAPSQPLSHRRSLHRTLSDESIYRGQRLPPLCDSVADPALSGDVLFSCSTLPRSPTTRGVPLRRPSYKLGVKLHGDLSASDTSLVDLVERHRGPLPQELMPLPSQDRDSPLEWTHLVDVASTFESERNTHYVQRSYVFGDSNHRNSGASSPQQGHIELQPAPLSRPSSSEGHIGLERKVTKLEAMVKMLQEDLKKEREEKVRLQGQIKRLWEDNQRLQEESQTSAAKLKKFTEWVFNTIDMN; this is encoded by the exons atgtCGGCCGTCACAGCCCACAGCAATCTGTCAGCCAAGCTGGGCCACCTGATAAGCCCCCAGGACTCATCCATGCTGCGCAACATCCACAACACACTAAAGAGCAAGATGCATGGCAAGGGAAAGGACAATCGCTTCCTGTCACCAGATGGCTATCTGGGCTCACCTCGCAAAGGCATGAGGCGCATCCGTCAACGCAGTAACAGTGATATAACTATCAGTGAGCTGGATGTGGACGGTAATGAGGGCTGGTCATTCTCCGGGTGGACACCCATGCACCGTGAGTATGGCAGCACCTCATCCATAGATAAACATGGTGTGTCAGGAGAGAGCTTCTTTGACATGCTCAAGGGATACCAGTCCTCTGAGGCCCCTGATCAGCGAAGCCCAGCTCCAGACAAGCTAACCGAGCTACTTACCGTGGCCCCAACAAAACAGCCTGCCCTGGACTTGCCAGATGGGCCGTTGGGTCCAGCCAGAGGTAGTCCTGCCAGCCGgctgaaagaaagagagaagcaCTTGAAGAGGAGGTCAAAGTCAGAGACCGGTGGAGAGTCAATATTCCGTAAGTTGCGCAGCGTGAAGGTGGAGGGGGACTCCTCAAGGGCTGGCTCAGATGCTGAAGATGGGGGGAAAGGGGATGAGAGTGGCCCACCTCCCAAACCTTGGGCATGTCAAAAAGGCTTTGCCCATTTTGATGTCCAGTCTCTACTCTTTGACCTCAATGAGGTAATCCATAGTCGGCAGTCTGGGTCCAAACGGAAGAACACCACTACCGGTGCCtcggctgctgctgccgcctctGCTTCGGCCacatcctctctctcctccaatcAGAGTGGAGTGTACGGGTCACCCTGTGGCTCACAAGAGGAGTTGAGTAAGGAGGGGACAGGAGGAGGACACGGTACCAACCCGGTCTTGGACCCTGGTGATGACAAGAGTAATGACCTGGTGCTCAGCTGCCCTTGTTTCAGGAATGAGATTGgtggagagcgagagaggaacATCTCTCCACCTAAACAG CAGGGCAGCATAGGTAGTGGTGGTAGCTCAAGCAATTCTTCTGGAAGTACAGAGGAAGGACCTTTGGATGCCATCCTCACTACTCATTTTACTAATGCTGGTGTGGCTGTGCTGGAGGCTGCCAAGGACGGGCCGAGCCAACATGCTGACAGGTCCAAACGTTACATTATGGAACATGTTGACCTTGGCACCTATTACTACCGAAAGTACTTCTACCTCAGAG AACACTGGAACTACCTGGGAGTAGACGAGAATCTGGGCCCAGTGGCAGTGAGTTTGAGGAGGGAGAAGTTGGATGAACACAAGGAGCATGGCCAGCAATACAACTTCAGGGTCATCTTCAGAACGAGTGAG CTAAATACCCTGAGGGGCTCCATCCTGGAAGATGCGGTACCTTCCACATCCAAGCATGGTCTAGCTCGAGGCCTGCCCCTCAAAGAGGTGCTGGAGTACCTGGTGCCTGAGCTCAACGTCCACTGCCTGCGCCTGGCACTCAACACCCCTAAGGTCACTGAGCAGCTAATGAAGCTGGATGAGCAGGGG TTGAGTTTCCAGCGGAAGGTGGGGGTGATGTACTGCATGGCAGGCCAGAGCAGCGAGGAGGAGATGTACAACAATGAATTGGCTGGTCCTGCACTGGAGGAGTTCCTTCATCTGCTGGGGGAGAGGGTTAGACTCAAAGGCTTCACCAAGTACCGGGCCCAGCTGGACACCAAGA CTGACTCGACGGGCACCCACTCCATGTACACCACTTACAAAGAGTATGAGCTCATGTTTCATGTGTCTACCATGCTGCCATACACACCCAACAATAAGCAACAG TTACTCCGGAAGCGTCATATTGGGAATGATATCGTCACGATCGTGTTCCAGGAACCCGGGGCGCTCCCTTTCACCCCCAAAAATATTCGCTCACACTTCCAGCACGTCTTTGTTGTTGTGCGTGCTCACAACCCATGCTCCGACAACAGCTCCTACAG TGTTGCTGTCACTCGTTCCAAAGACGTGCCCTCCTTCGGCCCCCCTATTCCAGAAGGCGTGGCTTTTCCCAAGTCCTCTGTGTTCCGGGACTTCCTGCTGGCCAAAGTCATCAATGCAGAAAATGCTGCCCACAAGTCGCACAAGTTCCGTGCCATGGCCACCCGAACGCGCCAGGAGTACCTGCGCGACCTGGCTGAGCGCCACACCACCAGCACACCCATCGACCCCTCTGGGAAGTTCCCCTTCATCTCACTGGCCCAcaagaaaaaagagaagagcAGGCCGTATGAAGGGGCAGAGCTGCGCAGCCTGGGGGCGGTGACCTGGCTGGTCCACGTTGAGGATCACGGGACCGGAGGGGAACTGGAGGCCCTCCTTTCTATCTCCAATGACTTTCTCATCCTGTTGGACCAGGAGGCCAAGGCTGTGGTGTTTAACTGTGCCACTAAGGACGTGATTGGCTGGACGCTGAGCAGCCCTGCGTCTTTGCGGATTTTCTACGAGCGGGGAGAAAGTGTGTCCCTGAGGAGTATCAGTAATAATACAGAGGATTTCAAAGAGGTGGTCAAACGTCTAGAG TTCCTGACTAAAGGCTGTGAGACATCCGAGATGACGCTTCGTCGAAATGGCCTGGGACAGCTGGGCTTCCACGTAAACTATGAAGGCATCGTGGCTGAG GTGGAGCCATATGGTTACGCCTGGCAGGCAGGACTGCGGCAAGGAAGCAGATTGGTTGAAATCTGCAAAGTTGCTGTAGCAACGCTGACCCATGAGCAGATGATTGACCTCCTGCGGACCTCAGTGACCGTGCGTGTGGTTATCATCCCGCCACATGATGACGCCACACCGCGCAG AGGCTGCTCAGAGCTCTATCGGATGCCGGTGTCAGAATACAACAAgggcggcggcagcagcagcagcgataGCGGCTCCTTCGAATACAAGTTCCCCTTccgcagcaacaacaacaagtgGCAGAGGACCTCCAGCAGCCCTCAGCAGTCACTGACTGCCTCGCCACAGCCCCACACGCCCAACCGGGCCATCAGTTTGGGTAGCTCAGTGGGGAAGACCCTGTCAGCTGAGAGGCTGGAGAGGGGCGCCGCCATCCCACGCAGTGTCAGTAGTGATGGACGGCCCCTGGACACCAAGAG GATGTCTCCGGGCAGTGAGAGCTATAGCTTGGCCTCCTCCTTGGCATTGGGTCGTTCCCCTCACAATCGCAGCTCTCCCAGCAACCTGTCTTGTTCCAGTGATGCCTCCGGAAGCTCTGCTCACTGGAGACAGAAGTCCATGCCTGAGCA GTTTGCAGGCAGCCGCCACTCTCCGATGTCTGGGGAGAGACGAGAGGTGGTTGGAGAGGGCGGGTCCAGTGGAAAGTCCACTCCCAATTGGTCAAGaatggaggaaggaggaggagccgAACGAGGATCAACAG AGGCCCCAGTCTCCAAGTCTGGTCAAGGCTACTCTGGAGCTCCCCGCATCCAGAGGCAGGAGCAGGTCATCCACCTCTCCCCGAAGAAGGGCAGCCAG TCGGACGGCCCTTACTCTGGGCACTCCAGCAGTAACACTCTATCCAGCACAGCTTCCAGCGGGGGCCACAGTGACAGCGATAAATGGTACGAAATGGGAGCGGGTGGAGGCTCTAGCGGTGACCAGGGGGGGGAGCCAGAGCCCAACGGCTTGGGTGGAGGGGGCTACCTGCAGGGGGCTTCGGCCGACAGCGGCATCGACACCAGCTCTTATGGAGCTTCCcaccacacacacccccactctcATCACGGCAGCACCACCTCCCTGCTGGCTCCCAGCGGAGGCAGGGAAAGCAGGGAGCGGTCAGTGTCCCCATGGCACAGCCCCACCGAGGGAGGACGCAGGATGCTGGAGAGGTCGCCAGCTGCAGCCGAGTCCCCGGGCCCTCCAGCAGAAAGGAGCCAGGACGGGACAGGCCGAACCCCACCTACCCATCTCCTCGTTAGAGACAGCAGCACCTACAGTCTGAGTGAGACTGGATCACACTCaag TGCCAGGCACTCAGGCCACAGCTCCCCAAGAGACGAGTCCTCCTCTTCAACCACCTCGCCCTCGTCCCAGTCCTCACCGTCCCCTGGGCCCAAGAGCTTCTACCCCCGCCAAGGAGCTCAGTCCAAGTACCTGATTGGTTGGAGGAAACCCGGTTCCACCATTAATTCTGTTGACTTCGGAGACACACGCAA GAAGTCTCCAGGAGAGAGTGGAGGGGAGGTTGTTCCAACCCCAGCAGCCAGGCCCTCTCTTCGGGATATGCACTCGCCTCAGCCTCATGCTAAATCTACTATGGAGGAAGATGTGAAGAGACACAGTGCCCCAGACAGCCCTCCACCACCACGCAGACATAAGGAAAAG CACCACCAGAAATCAGCACCAAGCCAGCCTCTCAGCCACCGTCGCTCACTCCATCGCACCCTGTCCGATGAGAGCATCTATCGCGGCCAGCGCCTTCCTCCCCTGTGCGACTCGGTGGCTGACCCGGCACTCAGCGGTGATGTTCTCTTCAGCTGCTCCACCCTCCCACGCTCACCCACCACCCGCGGTGTTCCCCTCCGACGGCCTTCCTATAAGCTGGGAGTCAAACTCCACG GTGACCTTTCAGCATCTGACACATCATTGGTGGATTTGGTGGAGCGTCATCGTGGACCCCTCCCTCAGGAGCTGATGCCCCTCCCATCTCAAGACAGGGACAGCCCCCTAGAGTGGACACACCTGGTGGATGTGGCCAGTACATTTGAAAGTGAAAGAAACACACACTACG TCCAGAGAAGTTATGTGTTTGGAGATTCAAACCACCGAAACAGCGGCGCCTCCAGCCCCCAACAGGGCCACATAGAGCTGCAGCCCGCTCCACTGTCACGGCCCTCATCTAG TGAGGGTCACATAGGGCTGGAGAGGAAGGTGACCAAGCTGGAGGCCATGGTGAAGATGCTCCAGGAGGACCTGAAGAAG